A window from Corvus cornix cornix isolate S_Up_H32 chromosome 8, ASM73873v5, whole genome shotgun sequence encodes these proteins:
- the UHMK1 gene encoding serine/threonine-protein kinase Kist encodes MSGCAWGAAPPLLEALGRLWEVQAPLGSGSSASVYRVRCCGDPRAPPGAVKEFVPPPGPRPGPARRPGARPPAADCAEYGFRKERAALEQLRGHRNIVTLYGVFTNHYSANGPSRCLLLELLDISVSELLLHSSNQGCSMWMIQHCARDVLEALAFLHHKGYVHADLKPRNILWSAEEECFKLIDFGLSFKEGNQDVKYIQTDGYRAPEAELQNCLAQAGLQSETECTSAVDLWSLGIVLLEMFSGMKLKHTVQSQEWKTNSSAIVDRIFASEGVVNSAIPAYHLRDLIKSMLHCDQGKRASAEKALCSPFFSIPFAPHIEDLVMLPTPVLRLLNVLSDASLQCEEEYEDILEDIREECQKYGPVVSLLIPKENPGKGQVFVEYANAGDSKAAQKMLTGKIFDGKFVVATFYPLSAYKRGYLYQNLL; translated from the exons ATGTCGGGGTGCGCGTGGGGCGCGGCGCCGCCGCTGCTGGAGGCGCTGGGCCGGCTGTGGGAGGTGCAGGCGCCGCTGGGCAGCGGCTCCTCGGCCTCGGTGTACCGGGTGCGCTGCTGCGGGGACCCCCGGGCCCCCCCCGGCGCCGTCAAGGAGTTCGTGCCGCCCCCGgggccgcggcccggccccgcccgccgccccggcgcccgcccgcccgccgccgaCTGCGCCGAGTACGGGTTCCGCAAGGAGCGCGCCGCGCTCGAGCAGCTCCGCGGGCACCGCAACATCG TGACACTGTATGGCGTGTTCACCAACCACTACTCTGCCAATGGCCCGTCCCgctgcctgctgctggagctgctggacatCAGCGTGTccgagctgctgctgcactccaGCAACCAGGGCTGCTCCATGTGGATGATCCAGCACTGCGCCCGAGATGTTCTGGAAGCCCTGGCTTTCCTGCACCACAAAGGCTACGTGCACGCGGACCTCAAGCCACGAAACATCCTGTGGAGCGCAGAGGAGGAGTGCTTTAAGCTCATTGACTTTGGACTTAGCTTCAAAGAGGGGAATCAG GATGTGAAATATATTCAAACAGACGGGTATCGGGCTCCAGAGGCAGAACTGCAGAACTGCCTGGCGCAGGCAGGGCTCCAGAGTGAGACGGAATGTACCTCTGCTGTGGATCTGTGGAGTCTGGGAATCGTTTTACTGGAAATGTTCTCAGGAATGAAACTGAAACATACAGTCCAATCTCAGGAATGGAAG acaaACAGTTCTGCCATTGTTGATCGCATATTTGCCAGTGAGGGGGTGGTTAATTCAGCCATTCCAGCTTATCACCTCAGAGACCTTATCAAAAG CATGCTTCATTGTGACCAAGGAAAACGAGCCTCTGCTGAGAAGGCTTTATGCAGCCCGTTCTTCAGCATTCCCTTTG CTCCCCATATTGAAGATTTGGTGATGCTCCCCACACCTGTGCTGAGGCTGCTAAATGTTCTAAGTGATGCTTCTCTGCAGTGTGAAGAAGAATATGAAG atATCCTAGAAGACATAAGGGAGGAGTGTCAGAAATATGGACCGGTGGTTTCCTTGCTTATTCCAAAGGAGAATCCTGGTAAAGGCCAA gTCTTTGTTGAATATGCAAATGCTGGTGATTCCAAAGCTGCCCAAAAAATGCTGACTGGAAAGATTTTTGATGGCAAGTTTGTTGTGGCTACGTTTTACCCACTGAGTGCCTATAAGAGAGGATATCTGTACCAAAACTTGCTGTAG
- the C8H1orf226 gene encoding LOW QUALITY PROTEIN: uncharacterized protein C1orf226 homolog (The sequence of the model RefSeq protein was modified relative to this genomic sequence to represent the inferred CDS: deleted 2 bases in 1 codon; substituted 1 base at 1 genomic stop codon), whose translation MSKHLLPPTTQTQPGLGXGSHGGVGSAEPRLWVPPEKGLWLYQGVADKGPPCESHLFRQRDRSEQGLGSTAHLAMWKGQASSLAIPLVNARLHTLSLSLSRSPFPQPASQVAWCQVRKALGVLAVPTWSPGLTATLSCPVLVPHACTAALAWPGCPQPLWGCRNILPVPKIVFPLCWWAGRAGVPPPAWLTSCLFPFPLVDQSMFENASASTAPTPQAQHIPATVGTLPQPSRPTGSQHLRSLGKAMGAKVNDLLRRKEPAGLPGVGAMEVNASAGAVLGTGQLAAEEGAVGLDAFPRLEPPPPITKKRTPRALKTPQDMLIAPQPEGTSTRSGTEEPPEPPTAHPDLTEEQLGMGDPSPPECPGVPSMTAPLEPSGDQPTSALPVPDLIHKGSWESQWQVGERATEMSPTTEKPSRRPGLEHEPPGSTGRLEPHTSGWEVEGTHPDLLSFE comes from the exons ATGAG CAAGCACCTGCTGCCACCCACTACACAgacacagcctgggctgggctgagggagCCATGGTGGGGTGGGCAGTGCAGAGCCCAGACTATGGGTGCCCCCAGAGAAGGGCCTGTGGCTTTACCAGGGTGTGGCTGACAAGGGACCCCCATGTGAGTCCCATCTCTTCAGGCAGCGTGACAGGTCTGAGCAGGGGCTTGGCAGCACAGCTCACCTGGCAATGTGGAAGGGACAGGCCTCTTCCCTTGCCATTCCCCTGGTAAATGCTCGCTTGcacacactctctctctctctctctcgctcTCCCTTTCCACAACCTGCTTCCCAAGTCGCTTGGTGTCAGGTAAGAAAAGCTCTTGGTGTGTTGGCAGTGCCAACGTGGAGCCCTGGGCTCACTGCTACCCTGTCTTGCCCTGTGCTGGTCCCCCATGCAtgcactgcagccctggcatggcctggctgcccacagcctctGTGGGGCTGTAGGAACATCCTCCCAGTTCCCAAGATTGTGTTCCCACTCTGCTGGTGGGCTGGCCGTGCTGGGGTcccccctccagcctggcttaCATCCTGTCtgttccctttccccctc gTGGACCAGAGCATGTTTGAGAACGCCAGCGCCAGCACGGCACCCAcgccacaggcacagcacatccctgccACGGTGGGgaccctgccccagcccagccggCCCACTGGCAGCCAGCACCTCCGCAGCCTGGGCAAGGCCATGGGTGCAAAGGTGAACGACCTCCTGCGCCGCAAGGAGCCGGCCGGCCTGCCCGGCGTGGGAGCCATGGAAGTGAATGCCAGCgcaggtgctgtgctgggcacaggaCAGCTGGCTGCTGAGGAGGG ggctgtggggctggatgCCTTTCCCCGGCTGGAACCCCCGCCTCCCATCACCAAGAAGCGGACGCCGCGCGCCCTGAAGACCCCCCAGGACATGCTCATCGCTCCGCAGCCAGAGGGGACCAGCACGAGGAGCGGCACAGAGGAGCCTCCCGAACCACCCACAGCCCACCCTGACCtcacagaggagcagctgggaatgggGGACCCATCTCCTCCAGAATGCCCTGGGGTCCCCAGCATGACAGCCCCCCTAGAGCCCAGTGGGGACCAGCCTACCAGTGCCTTACCTGTGCCTGACCTCATCCATAAGggcagctgggagagccagTGGCAAGTGGGTGAGAGGGCCACCGAGATGTCACCCACCACAGAAAAGCCCTCCCGGAGACCGGGGCTGGAGCATGAGCCACCAGGGAGCACAGGGCGGCTGGAGCCACATACCTCTGGCTGGGAGGTAGAGGGGACCCATCCTGACCTACTGTCCTTTGAGTAG
- the SPATA46 gene encoding LOW QUALITY PROTEIN: spermatogenesis-associated protein 46 (The sequence of the model RefSeq protein was modified relative to this genomic sequence to represent the inferred CDS: inserted 2 bases in 1 codon) codes for MVGWTLTGTPFPLCSVVPQSCSTATCSIYQPWGSSYSYFICTKRATQQCPGSLSSSLDITSRECQQPDNLLKSSLLAPPSXPERDRLASSRASIIVQDKLTATQCQPVLQHGHQLCCHIFPTPRLVKTQIQHSCQEGYSCKGFYRRSKALGEQELKAREAAAPMVSMQPQQPGSCHGRALLHHSCQRQNELLQEQSALPVLSFCLPNASVIL; via the exons ATGGTGGGCTGGACTCTTACAGGGACCCCCTTTCCTCTGTGTTCTGTGGTCCCACAGTCCTGCTCAACAGCAACCTGCAGCATCTACCAGCCCTGGGGTTCATCCTACAGCTACTTCATCTGCACCAAGAGAGCCACCCAGCAGTGCCCGggcagcctctcctccagcctggaCATCACCTCTCGGGAGTGTCAGCAGCCTGACAACCTCTTGAAGAGCTCTCTTCTGGCTCCTCCCAG CCCTGAGAGGGACAGgctggccagcagcagagccagcatcATTGTCCAGGACAAACTCACTGCtacccagtgccagcctgtgCTCCAGCATGGCCACCAGTTGTGCTGCCACATCTTCCCCACACCGCGGTTGGTCAAGACCCAgatccagcacagctgccaggaggGCTACAGCTGCAAGGGGTTCTACCGCAGGTCCAAAGCCCTGGGGGAGCAGGAGCTCAAGGCACGGGAGGCTGCAGCCCCCATGGTGTCcatgcagccccagcagccaggcagctgccacGGGAGGGCACTGCTCCATCACTCCTGCCAGCGGCAGAATGAACTGCTTCAGGAGCAgtcagccctgcctgtgctctccTTTTGCCTACCCAACGCTTCTGTCATCCTTTAA